AGCTTCAGAACAGACTGAAGAAGACTGAAAAGAAAAATATTTGGTGGAATGAGGCATACGGATAATGTTTTCTTTAAGGAGAAAATTGTGCCTCATAATATTAAAAAGGTAATATATACGAGTAACTATTGTAATAATTAAAACATCTTTCTTGGGCATACAACAACTTCCGTGTCAGAGCTACAACGTTTTCACATGCGAAAAactgaaaaaaaatatgttaGTTCTTATGGTATCCCAGATaatttcattcattcataAAACACGCATAAGACACCAACATCATCAGCTTTTTTCTGTTGCATTTCAAGTTCTTATACTGCCATTATAGGTGCAGTCCTAGCTTTGGTTAGTTACAACATTTTTCCATAttatttttttgcatttggctTCACGTTTATTTCCACACTTGCAGCGTCTGGTAGTGTTCGCTTCatggcaaaaaaaaagggCGAGAGCAAGTTCAATGCATGCAAAGTCAAAGTCAAAACCCTCCACCCCCTTTCCGCAGTCCCGCAAACCCCTTTGAAAGCCCGCTTCTCTGGCCAATACGAGCGTATATAATTGCTGGCAATCAGCTAGTGGAATAATAAAAACTTAACCAAAAAACCAgagaaaaacgaagaaaatAGAGGCAAAACGCAATGCTTAGACTTATGGAAAATGtacatttttatttaaatgaaaatgaGGAAACGCCTGGCAAGTTCAACGACTCAGACAGAGACTTGGTGAAAGATATTCGTAAAATTTCAAATCGGAATCCAATTCGAATCCAATTTCGACTGCGCCTACGAATCCACATGTGCAATAAATTGCTTAATTGTGAAAATGTTGAAAATGTACAGTATAAAGAAACAATTATGACAGACAATACTCGTAATGCAATCCGTATCGATAGATGTGGTAGTGCTTTTATGCTTTGGGGTAATTGCTCACTTTTTGCACGCACTTTTTTAGGTTTAAGAAGAGCAATTGGGTGGAAATGATGGGGGATCCGAAATGGAAGATTTTTAAGGGGGGATTGATGGGTCCAAAAGTAGCTTAGCCCTTAAAAGAACGAATGATAGCTCCGCATAACATTCTTCCAAAACAAAAGACTGAAGACACGAACTTGGGTGCGAAACTTGGCTAAACCCTTGGGTTGCCGTCAAGGGTCGGTTGGGGTATAAGACATTTAGGTGCCGTGCATGGTATCGTATCTGTCCGATGTGAATCACTGTCTGGTGTCTGAGTGTTGGATCAGTGTCTGGAGCGACGTGGAGTGTGTGATTATTGTCTGCTGGTCGAATGGTGTTTAGTTGTTTGGAGGATCGGCAGTGGAGCGTGGCCAGCAGTCTGCGCCGCTCATTGAACTTCTCTTGCGCAAATGGGCAGCACTTCTCTCCTCTCCGTCTCCCCCCTCCAACGAGCAACAGTCAGCGCGTGCATTTTTCTCTTTGACCGATTTTCATGGCATGATCTGTTTTATGGCTTTCGGTTTTCTTTTGCCATTCGTTGTTGCAATCGTGTGCGATCCGAACGCGGTTCGTTTTCTGTCGTATCTCATCGTTTTCAAAGTTCGCGGAGTATTTAAGTGGCACGAAACATGTTTGCAGACATACAGTTTCAGTTAACATCTTGAGCGCTTCGGTTGTGTCAATCATACGTCGCGTTGTCCATTGGATACTAAAGGATTACTCACTGACTAACTAACAAAACACTCTCTAACCAAGGTGAGCCCTACTCATACCACACGTACATATAGTACATCTCGTATATCTCTGAAGTGGCAACATTTTTGCGGGGCAGTTGTCATGTGTACAGCGGAGGACAATGCATGGAATTTAAATGAGTGCGACGGATAATAAACGCGATAAAGTGTGCAAATCATGTGTGGAATGTCAGACATACAAAAGAAGTGAAGGATTTTTGGGGGAGACCATCCAACGGAGGTCCATAAATTCCACAATGGAACAATAACTCGCTTTAAAATTGTGCAAATAACTCAAGCTGAATGCCAAAGAATAATAAGAATAGAGATTTATGCTGTCCAACAATGTTCAAAAGAATCTTAAGAGAATTCATAAAATGCATCACATATGCAAGGAATAACTTTGGCGTAGTTTTTGAAGCTCAGAGTTTAATGACTTTTTTATTATGTGGGAAATATGACAGAAGTGAGTGACAAGggtaaaatattttaattatttaggTAGTCTTTTAAAAATGTAGCTAACAATGGAATACAATACtcttatatatatttatcagGAAAATTTATAGTTTTTGgatataataaaaatataagaGATGAAAAATACAACTCGAAAGAATAAAAAGAAACCTTCCAATCAAAATAAGCTTTGGAGTTCATCTAAGTATTTAAAATCATTTCCAGTTCCCAAGCTCAAACCAGAAACTAGTTTTGGAGTCATTTTTTCAACAAAGTTTTCttttaaaaagaaaatttgTGTACAAATGAAAACCAATCGATTGATTTCCTTGAATTAAAAAAGTAAAAGTCATTCTTGGAATTTATAATTCCGAATCATTTCAACAATTGCTTTAAAATACCTTTACTTTTAACAAAACTAATACCTGAAATCTATTAAAAATTCTTCATAATTATAATCCCTCATAAGAAGTAAATAACATTTAGTATGAAGAATGCCAAGCCCTTTCAATTCGACTTCGTTCTTCTTTAAAGCCGAAACTCGTACTTGTTTGCAGGCCACTTCCTCAGGCACTTAAATGTTACCCACAAATGTTGCTGAAATTCTTACTCAAAAAGTAATAGCATTACAAAATAAATGGGCAAACAGAATTATTGTAATGGCAAATGgcgcaaagagagagacaggtacAGAGGAGAGACAAAAGCTGAAAGAGTCTAAAACCGAAAGCACTTCCACTGAAGCCTGAAAAGACCgaaaaaagaaggaaaaatGAGTTGGTAAAACCAGTTTTCTGACCATTTTTCTTGACTCTTGGCCGCTTGATTATCGTCTGGTTTCGCGCTGTTTTGTTTTGCTGAAGATTTTCGCAATATGTGCCGCAGAGTTGCAGGCTAGCCACATTTGCAACAGACGCAATGGCCATTAGCAGTGCCTGCAACATCAGCAGTAACCACATACACACAGTAATTTCGAGTCTAGACGTGCCTCCTCCTGAAAAATCACCGCCAACATCACCGCCGGTAATTGCAATTCTAACAGGTTGCAATATGCAACTTCATACTTGCAGCTGCTGGTGGTAAATGGTGCACAAAGTATCCTAAATCAAATCGCTTTCATTTTCGTTAGCTTGAGCTTAGGTTTTTGGCTTATTTCGAGAGCTCTGCCTCTTACCaattgtttttgctgttgaCCCCAAATGGAATCTCAGTCTGAAGTGTTCCAGATGTAGAAAGAAAACTTCTTCTGATCAACACAAAAAGATTGGTTTCCATTATAGAAAGGTAGTGATTTATTCCGCAATTATTCTTTATTCGGAATGTCGCCTTCAAATCTAATAGCTTTCATTCTCTACTCAAGCTAAtttatatatactcgtataaatCTTCAAAAGTCAATTACCTCATGGCAGAAAGTAAAATTGTATGCCTgactaaaaaaaaagagacacAGAAAAATCAACAAGCCAAAACAGAAAATCACGCCCCAAAGAGCGTAAACAAAAGCTCTGAAGtatttaaacaaaatatataataCAGTAATACATAGTATATGCCATTATACATTTATCATTATTGTACGCTCCCCAAACCAAAGCTTTACCTAAGATCAGAAGAGATTTGcattataattattttatgTCCCTTCCTCCCAACATACTATATGTATTTTGTTACGCATTTCGGGTTTTCTTATATGGATGATCGCACAAACAGCAGAGCTGACAAGCGCTAAAAACAATAGAGAAAGAAGCAAAGCCATGAATAGTTTTTGAGGTCGATGTCAGCTAATTTTGTTGTGGCCCTTACGCAAAGTAGGGTCTCTAAGTACCCGAACACCTGCTctgggcaggggcaggggcagggacgGGTCTGGAGTAATGCATATTTGGCCATAGCTCCATGCAAAGTAATGAATCGAGGCACTGACGTGTGACCGCAAGACGGGGGAACCATTTTGAAAGCGCGCAATTAAAAtgtcaaaaataataaaaataaagtgTTGCAATAGAGCGGTAAGCGTAGAATGGGGGATCGTCATTATAATGGACCTCAGATGTGACTTTGATCTGTAGAAAAAGTTAGGGAACTAAATTGAATgcacaatgaacaatttatgTTTCATTTGGAACACGTTTACCTTCAGAAAACTTACACTTTTTCCTTCCATAATCGAATATATCCGTCTCTTCCATCCCTAGATGATGATGCTACACCCCACACCCGCTCAGCGCGTAACCATTCGCGAGGAGCTGCGCGAACCTGAGGATCCAGCCGACATTGAGCGTGATATCAAGCTGATCCGCGAGTGGCTGGAGACACAGCCGCATCTGCCCAAGGACATGGACGACATGCGTCTGACCACGTTCCTGCGCGGCTGCAAGTTCAGTCTGGAGAAGGTAAAGAAGAAGCTAGACATGTACTACACGATGCGGAATGCGGTACCGGAGGTCTTCTCGAATCGGGACATCAATCGCGAGGAGCTCAGCCTTGTGCTTGACTATGTGTAAGTAGAAGAGTAGCCATAGTCTGGGGATCTGTTCTTAATCCATTGATATCCCTCAGACACTGCCCCACCCTGCCAGGGATCACTCCCAATGGACGTCGGATCACGTTTGTGAGGGGCATCGACTGCGACTTCCAGCCGCACCACATTCTGGACGCCATGAAGGTGGCTCTGATGATCGGAGATGTGCGTCTGGCGGAGGAGACAATCGGCATTGCCGGTGACATCTTCATTCTGGACGCGGCCCCAGCCAGTGCCGCTCACTTTGCCAAATTCTCACCCTCGGTGGTGAAGAAGTTTCTCATTGCCGTCCAGGAGGGCTATCCAGTGAAGGTGAAGGAGGTCCATGTGATCAACATCTCCCCGCTGGTCGACACCATCTTCAACTTTGTGAAGCCATTCGTGAAGGAGAAGATCCGCAGCCGCATCACCTTCCACAACGATATCGACAGTCTCTACAAGGTGGTGCCCAAAGATCTCTTGCCCGATGAGTACGGCGGCAAGGCTGGCAGCGTCGTGGAGCTTAATAAGTGGTGGAAGCAGAAGCTGGCCGACAACACCAAGTGGTTCCAGGAACAGGAGGATAAGAAGGCCAATGAATCTCTGCGCCCCGGCGCCCCAAAGACCAGCGATGATCTGTTCGGCATGGAAGGGACCTTCCGTCAGCTGAACATCGATTGATCACGCCTCCGCATACCCACGTCCATGCCCCACGCACCATGCCTTATGCCCCAAGCGCATCTACTTGTGTATATTTTAGCCACTCATTTGTTTAGTCCAAGCTACTGTGCACTACTATTGCTTAAACGCTTCATTCTGTCGCCTGTTCCATTACCTATTTactacatatactcgtactcgtatataTCTTCTCATTCGTACATCGCAGTAATTACATACAATAataaagaagcagcagcataTTAAGgaatgaataaataaaatcCACATGTCGTTTACACTATCCAACAAGGAGAAGTGGCATTGGGCGGGTGAACAACGAAAGCAACGAAATGAAAAATACGACTCGACATTTCTCAGCGAATGCCCCATTAAAGTACAAGTAATGGCCACGAATATAGTGAAGACTACTGACTGCACTGACTATCCGATTGTTGATTGCATCTGCCACAAgagcacactcacacacacacacacacccagatGCAGACACAGATGCATACAAGAGCATATTTCACTCGTCGCGTCGCGTGTCTCCACTTTGTGCAACATGCACATTGATGGCGGAAACGGAAACTTGTCGCAGTTCCTCCTCCCACGACACTAGGAGAGGCAAAGGGCTGAGCAGGACAATCCTCCCACTTGACTTACTTCGCCTGACATATTGGTTCCTTTTCCCATTGTCCTGTGAGCGATTCGGCGTACGAAATCAAGCGTGGCCGACATTTCGCAGTCACGACTCGACTCCGGACATGGTCTGCTCTGCACTGCCTTTCAATGTAAAGATTTTTGTAaatttcctttcttttttaaGTCGAATGTCAGTCTGAGGAATGGCTAAGAATTTGTTTGCCTGCCTAGACGGTCAAGTGGCGTTATGATTTGCAAAGAAATGTTGCCAAATTTCCCACAACTAAACCATATTTTTGAGTAAATGTCTGTTGACCAACTTCACAGATAAACTCTTAAGCCAAATGGAATTAAATGAAGCATGAACAAATGCAATACCCACAAATTGGTTGAGGAATCACACATTGTGCTGCAACAGCTTTCGAAATGAAGAAACAAATATTGTAAATAATTAATGGAGAAAAATCTTCTTTCGTACGGTTAAGCATTCATTAAGTTATTTCCACCACAAAGTTGCCAAACTTTTGGTAATTGCTTCAACCAAAAGTTTTCCTAAATCAATTTGCttattatttattcaaattatattaatttgTAGAGGCATTTTGGGTGTCTGCTGCTGTCTTGCCTCATTGCAACATGTAATTTAAAGTTTTCTTGGTCGAGAGTATATAATTTTTAGTTTATAGAAATAAAATGATAGAAATATTCAGCATATATAAGGATATCACATCAGAAATGCTCCTAATAATCCGTAAAGACACCATGAAAGAAAGAAACCCTCCACTTAAGATTAAAGACGACTCAGAACGTCGAGATCTATTCGTCTTTGTGCGTTATACCATGTGCATAGCAGCCATGTATCCATTTGGGTATTCCCACGACTCGCTCCTGGGGCGAGTACTGGATTGGTTCTACGAGATCTTCAACTACTTTGTGTCCGTGCATATTCTTGGCTTGTACATCTGCACAATTTACATCAACTATGGCCAGGGGGACTTGGACTTCTTCGTCAACTGCATGATACAAACAATAATCTATCTGTGGACCATCACCATGAAGCTGTACTTCAGACGGTTCCGGCCAAAGATGCTCGATGAAATTATGTCAATAATCAATGAGAACTATCACACGCGTTCTGCTCTGGGTTTCAGCTATGTGACCATGTCGGGGGCTCATCACGTGTCCAAATTGTGGATTAAAACGTATGTTTATTGCTGTTATATTGGAACCATATTCTGGCTTGTGCTGCCCATCGCCTATAGGGACAAGAGTCTGCCTCTGGCCTGTTGGTATCCATTTGATTATACGGTAAATATAGTTCTCTATCTCTGACTAAATGTAAAATAAAGTAATCTTTTCTCTAGCAACCCATTGTATATGAAACAGTCTTCTTTCTGCAGGCCATGGGCCAGATTCAAGTGGCTGCTTCTTTCGCGTCTTCTAGTGGTCTTCATATGGTGTTCTGTGTGCTTTTATCGGGGCAATATGACGTTCTCTTCTGCAGCCTGAAGAATGTCTTGGCCACCAGTTATATACATATGGGCGGGAATATGGAAGAACTGAGGTTTACATTCAAAAACTCAAATGAAAACCTTAATATCCATTAGCTTCCCATCTACAGACAACTCCAATCTGAACAGTCTATTGCCGATGCTGAACCCAATCAGTATGCCTATTCCCATGAAGAAGAGACCCCTTTAGAGCAGCTACTCCAGCAACCACCGCAAGATGAATCCTCTAGAGATTTCCTTAAAGCCTTCAAGCGATCCTTCAGGCACTGCATTGACCACCATCGCTATATAGTAGACGTACTCAAGAAAATGGAGCGCTTCTACAGTCCCATTTGGTTTCTCAAGATTGGAGAGGTCACCTTCCTCATGTGCCTGGTGGCTTTCGTCTCGACCAAAAGCACTACGGCCAACTCGTTTATGCGGATGGTATCTCTCGGTCAGTACTTGCTACTGGTGCTCTACGAGCTCTTCATAATCTGCTACTTTGCGGATGTGGTCTACCAGAACAGCCAAAGGTGTGGCGAGGCCCTATGGAGGAGTCCCTGGCAGAGACACCTTCGAGAAATACGCAGCGATTATATGTTCTTCATGCTGAATGCCCGGAAACAGTTCCAGTTAACGGCGGGAAAGATCACCAACCTGAATGTGGATCGCTTTAGAGGGGTATTTTAGAATTCGATTACTTTTTCAAATGTTCACCTATTAATTTAATCGGTTCCCTTCCAGACCATCACCACAGCCTTCTCATTTCTCACGCTCCTCCAAAAGATGGATGCTCGGGGCTAGACAATCGTTCGGATTTCGATTTTCGATTttatttatacaatttttAGTAATTATAAAAAATATTAGCATTTTAATAAACAGATGCAAACTCATGGTTTTAATTCATATTTCCTCAATAATTCTATCAACTTTGGCAATGGCTCACACATTACACTCTCATACAGTGCGTTTCGAAGCTATAAGACAGTCGAAATTGTGCAAGGTTAACCAGAAATATTCTATCAAACTAAAGCTTAAATGTTTCAGTGTTTCAATATATTCAAATTTCATTAAATTGGAAACTAAAAATAATTCCTTTCAAGTATTTATATTTCTGGTTCTAATCAAGTAAATTATTTCATACAATTTTAGTAAAAATTCTTTCATTCAGATTTAGTTATGAAATGTATGTAATTTATGGAAAATAATTAACTCCATATTAATGATATATATATCAACTACAGCATACATATATGAAAATATCGAACGACAATACAGGAAATTAGAGAAAAAAGGTTTCGAATTACCGATTAACTCAGATGTTAATCTTGTTTGAAACAAACCGAGTCAATTTTGTATTAGATTCATCATTTACCTATTATTTAATACTCTATTAtccaaaaaaaatcaaaatccATCTAATATCAAGGTTTCTTAACAATTCAACAACCGATTTGGTTATGAATTTACAAACAATTTAGTTTACCATTACATAAGATCGAAATTAATCGGCATATTTCGGGTTAATGTGCGTCAATAATCTAATTTATCTAATGAATTCAAGTGGAAACCGAATTAATCTTCGCATCATCATGTTTTCttattttgtttaattaatGATATTAATTTTGATATATTATAAGAATATGTACAGGAAAATCCCGCCTTTCTCTTATAGTTTCGCAACGCACTTAATTTTCATATATGTATAAGTATGTATGTAGAAAGGTAAATAGAGTAAAACTAATGATGAACTAACATATAAAATCCATGAGGGCCGATCCGCTAATCTCAGTattattcatttattttatttccttccTTGCAATCATTTCCGTAATCGAATTTattttgaaagaaaaattataCAATACAAAGAGAAGAACCAAAAAAATGTATGTGCTTGacagataaataaataatattcaCTTCAGTTTCGTTTCCGATTGCATTCTTAACACTAAAAGCGAAATAAATCATATACATTTATAAGGTACTTGGGTTAACTCTTCAACTCCGATACTTCTCCTCCCACTACTCGTATAATCAAACCCCCCTTCAATCGTGTTAACTACATTTTGAGCAAGAAATATAGATTTTTAACAATTATTTGTattgttttttctgtttttgtatTGTTTCTAATTACGGATTTTCTCTCACAATCTTTTATTGTGCTTGGCATTTTGTACAGTATCAAAAAATCGGTTTGATTGGTTTTGTTGCGGCCGAAATACTACAGATTTTAGCTAACTTGCTTCAGATATTAGAATTAGGCAAATGCTCTAACACTTGCTTACAATTAGTTAATAATTAGCTTATGGTTTGCTCTAATCttcaattttgttgttgctgattTCGATATAAAAATTTACAGTTTCTAGTTGTTCAATCGAGAAGTTCTGTAATGCTCTCTGCCTTCatttatatataaattatatatGCTTTATAAAGATTTCCTTAATCTGTTGTATTATCTGTAATTATtatcaaaaaaatatatatgtataatattACATTATATTTTATGTTCTTCTTACAATCATTTTCCCTTTGCAATTTCCCTTTCTATCATTTTTTTgtggtttcttttttttgttatttgattttttgtttttaaatatattacACACAGCATAACAAGGCGAGCAGCCATAtaaacaacaataacaacaaggCAGAGAGAGCAACAATTTGTAATTGCTGCGGATTTTGATAAATGCAATATGTTTGCTGTTTCTGTAGCCTTTGCTGTCTCCCTTTGCGCTGTACATCATCACAGATTGGGCTTTTTGTGCGACAGATTGAGTATATGACATTATTCATGATTCTGTTTCCTTTGGCCTCGTCCTCCGCCTTCTGCGAGTGTTGCTCCTGTTGTTCCTGtgcttgttgctgctgctgtcg
This region of Drosophila miranda strain MSH22 chromosome 2, D.miranda_PacBio2.1, whole genome shotgun sequence genomic DNA includes:
- the LOC108153886 gene encoding odorant receptor 83a is translated as MKERNPPLKIKDDSERRDLFVFVRYTMCIAAMYPFGYSHDSLLGRVLDWFYEIFNYFVSVHILGLYICTIYINYGQGDLDFFVNCMIQTIIYLWTITMKLYFRRFRPKMLDEIMSIINENYHTRSALGFSYVTMSGAHHVSKLWIKTYVYCCYIGTIFWLVLPIAYRDKSLPLACWYPFDYTQPIVYETVFFLQAMGQIQVAASFASSSGLHMVFCVLLSGQYDVLFCSLKNVLATSYIHMGGNMEELRQLQSEQSIADAEPNQYAYSHEEETPLEQLLQQPPQDESSRDFLKAFKRSFRHCIDHHRYIVDVLKKMERFYSPIWFLKIGEVTFLMCLVAFVSTKSTTANSFMRMVSLGQYLLLVLYELFIICYFADVVYQNSQRCGEALWRSPWQRHLREIRSDYMFFMLNARKQFQLTAGKITNLNVDRFRGTITTAFSFLTLLQKMDARG
- the LOC108154294 gene encoding alpha-tocopherol transfer protein-like, which produces MMMLHPTPAQRVTIREELREPEDPADIERDIKLIREWLETQPHLPKDMDDMRLTTFLRGCKFSLEKVKKKLDMYYTMRNAVPEVFSNRDINREELSLVLDYVHCPTLPGITPNGRRITFVRGIDCDFQPHHILDAMKVALMIGDVRLAEETIGIAGDIFILDAAPASAAHFAKFSPSVVKKFLIAVQEGYPVKVKEVHVINISPLVDTIFNFVKPFVKEKIRSRITFHNDIDSLYKVVPKDLLPDEYGGKAGSVVELNKWWKQKLADNTKWFQEQEDKKANESLRPGAPKTSDDLFGMEGTFRQLNID